Part of the Phycisphaerales bacterium genome, TACGGAGCTTGTCGACCAGCTCGGCGTCGAGCGGGCACTCGCCCAGGGGGCTCTGGAACCCCTTGTCGCAGCCGGCGACGCCCGACGAGCGGCCGTAGTGGTTGGGGCCCAGGATGATGACGCGGTCGGGGCGATCGACTACCCGCATCCGGCCGTAGGCCTTGGCGAAGACCAGCCCGCCGCGCGCGTAATCGATCGCGGGCACGATCACGCCGGGCGGCAGGGCGTCGAAGCTGGGGTTCTCATCGTCCTTCAGCGCCTCGTCGATGAGCTGGTCGAGGTGCTCGCGGAGGGCGTCGGGCGACTCCTTGGAGAGCTGCTCTTCGCCTAATTCCTCACCCTCGTGCTTCTTCTTGACGAGCGCCTCGGCGTAGTCGGCCGAGTTGGAGGGCGGCAGCACGTCGGTGCTGTCGAAGGTCTGGGTGAACTCGTCCCAGACCTCGTCGAACTTGGGGCCGTGCAGCAGGGCCGCGTCGTCGAGCTGTGCGACGAGCAGTTCGACGCTGCGGCGCTCCAGGCCCTGGCCGACCTGGTCGACGATCTCGTCGATCGTGCGTGAGCCGTCCATCAGCGGCAGGATGTGCTGGGCCGCCGGCGAGGTGAAGACCACCTTTCGGCTGATCTGCCGGGCATCGGCCACGCCCAGGGCCGGCTTGCCTTGAACCTGGGAGGGAAAGCCCTTGATCTGCCGCAGCTTGGGCTTGGCCTGGTGCGGCAGGCTGGGGTCGAAGGCGGGGGGCGTTGGTGCTGCAGGGTCGCTCATGCCGCATCGTATCGCCCGCCGACTTCGGAGCCGAGCCGGATCGACCGCGGCGGCGCGATTGAACGCAATCGAAAGCACCGCTATCATCGAGGCCCGCCGGTGGGTGGCCGGTGGGATTCCTATGGCTCTGTAGCGCCCTCGCTCCGCACACGTTGGGAAGCCGCGACATGTCCGACTCGTTCAAGCCTGGCGACTCCGTTTCCTGCACGATCACGGGCCTGCCCCGCAGCGAGGCGGGCAAGAAGACCATCGGCCGGCTGATGAAGCTCGACCCCGAGATCCAGCGCGGCCTGCGCCGGGCCCAGACGCGGCGCCGCCAGAACATGAAGGTCTACGTCCGCGGCGGCCGCGACTGGTACGCCCGCGAGAAGTGCGGCAAGGGCGGCCAGGTCCGCGTGGGTGAGAGCTTCACCATCCCCTACGCCCCGCAGCTCTCGGACGACATCAAGTCCGTCGAAAAGTACCTGAAGCTCGAGGCCGCCAAGGGCTGAGTTTCGTGCTTGCCCCTACCATGCGGGCATGAAGAACTTCTTTCGAACCGGCCCGCTCCTCGCAGCGGGCCTTGTTGTTGCATGCCTGAACTTGGTCGCGTGCGAGGCCGAGCAGGCCGAGGTCTCCGGCGAGCCGGACGCGCGGTACACCACGCAAGGCCGCGTCGCGATGAAGAAGACGCCCGATAGCCCAGCCAGCGAGTTCCAGATCTTCCACGAGAGCATCCCAAACTTCGTGAACGGCCAGGGCGAAGTCGTCGGCATGGGCAGCCATCAGATGCCCTTCCCACGCGTCGCCGATGGCATCGACGTCGACTCGCTCGAGGTCGGCCAGCCGGTGCGGTTC contains:
- the amrB gene encoding AmmeMemoRadiSam system protein B → MSDPAAPTPPAFDPSLPHQAKPKLRQIKGFPSQVQGKPALGVADARQISRKVVFTSPAAQHILPLMDGSRTIDEIVDQVGQGLERRSVELLVAQLDDAALLHGPKFDEVWDEFTQTFDSTDVLPPSNSADYAEALVKKKHEGEELGEEQLSKESPDALREHLDQLIDEALKDDENPSFDALPPGVIVPAIDYARGGLVFAKAYGRMRVVDRPDRVIILGPNHYGRSSGVAGCDKGFQSPLGECPLDAELVDKLRNSLGDKLFEHRYDHEREHSIELQMPWIQHVFGTDDAGNYPKVFAALVHDAAANNGESYDGEGVAIQPFVDAVRQALGELGGTTLVITSFDLSHVGPMFGDQVQLLGDSQESQQARNKVVQHDRDMLDLLAQGKPEEMVASMAWQQNPTRWSSTGPVVAGMGITAPSKARVLHYQGAIDQNGHMLVSMIAGVIESAGE